In Calliopsis andreniformis isolate RMS-2024a chromosome 8, iyCalAndr_principal, whole genome shotgun sequence, one DNA window encodes the following:
- the Vps28 gene encoding vacuolar protein sorting 28 isoform X2 yields MTERKDRRFEENTNLRRRKPSHVRRLNFGQTILTLDTVQEFQRQKDGALILNRNVARIPCTEKGEFVRKWIEAHNAGESDESSQSSPVLGSIVARPSEMSPIFGNRRKRIRGKNSAARNAMGNAKTARFDDARNIKETLGGLPNEKQYYRNSVTDKKENIRRNLFNSDSDVIISKDSDTKGSPVLDTNIYSYKRKHRKVEQENFQRKALDQIENKVTRANAGSPLACTMAQSASASPILDRNAYLYKRKRRKPTEDTYVDTNMNSVIPCNVEAEHLESKCKLMCSQARLMLLKKLENTFENENTASTSNKDPKSLEASISSDSPVSEVKLNIEDSPKNGKDTVKMEIESSNEDSNDHKDIMNINSDTDKNLSDHIEDADTQDSIPTMKDNLEKHNVFFLATKSASVSSQISNNDSDETYFSNEGKLRFMCKSVNLSQKISQISSQVNEPTSSKSTQSAIFISTETSPQRPTLEPLMQLSLLDSGKKRRKPKKGSLSEKLQSLINRQISFVRIWRHQLNQTIKEGGPTPCVTVYVRTCKVHYSRQFLEGITIEDPFKLLPHAEEHNSSRVIKIMTIPEIVGIIMSIAQDRPELYEEVKLYKNAREREKHDNQADLYAVVNTLQHLEKAYIRDCVTPKEYTAACSKLLVQYRAAFKQVQSDQFPTIDAFARAFRLDCPAALERIKEDRPITIKDDKGNTSKCIADIVSLFITLMDKLRLEIKAMDQLHPDLRDLMDTMNRLSILPSDFDGKEKVAEWLQTLNNMSASDELSDTQVRQLIFDLETSYNAFNKILHNS; encoded by the exons ATGACTGAAAGGAAAGATCGAAGATTTGAGGAGAATACGAATCTCAGGAGGCGGAAACCGAGTCACGTGAGAAGATTAAACTTTGGGCAGACTATCCTAACCTTAGACACGGTTCAGGAATTTCAGAGGCAGAAAGACGGTGCATTGATTCTCAACAGAAACGTCGCGAGGATTCCTTGCACGGAGAAGGGAGAATTCGTGAGAAAGTGGATCGAAGCTCACAATGCTGGCGAGTCGGATGAATCGTCCCAGTCATCACCTGTTCTGGGGTCGATCGTCGCTAGACCCTCGGAGATGTCTCCGATTTTTGGCAACAGACGAAAGAGAATTAGAGGGAAAAATAGTGCAGCTAGAAATGCTATGGGTAACGCGAAAACTGCACGTTTTGATGACGCAAGAAATATCAAAGAAACACTAGGAGGCTTACCTAATGAGAAACAGTACTACAGAAATAGTGTTACTGATAAAAAGGAAAATATTAGAAGGAATTTGTTTAACTCTGACTCTGATGTGATAATTTCCAAAGATTCTGATACAAAAGGTTCACCTGTATTAGatacaaatatttattcatACAAGAGAAAACATAGAAAGGTAGAACAAGAGAACTTCCAAAGGAAAGCATTGGATCAAATAGAGAATAAAGTTACCAGAGCAAATGCAGGTTCTCCCTTGGCATGCACAATGGCACAAAGTGCAAGTGCATCCCCTATTTTGGATAGAAATGCATATTTGTATAAGAGGAAGAGGAGAAAACCAACTGAAGATACATATGTagacacaaacatgaattctgtgATACCGTGCAATGTAGAAGCTGAACATTTGGAGAGCAAATGCAAGCTTATGTGCAGCCAGGCCCGGCTTATGCTATTAAAAAAGTTGGAGAACACTTTTGAAAATGAAAACACAGCATCTACTAGTAATAAGGATCCCAAAAGTTTAGAAGCATCTATTAGCTCTGATTCACCAGTTTCAGAGGTgaagttgaacattgaggacagtccAAAAAATGGAAAAGATACAGTGAAAATGGAAATAGAATCTAGCAATGAAGATAGCAATGATCATAAAGATATTATGAATATAAACAGCGATACTGATAAGAATCTTAGTGATCATATAGAAGATGCAGACACACAAGATTCTATTCCTACAATGAAAGACAATCTTGAAAAGCACAATGTATTCTTCCTTGCTACTAAATCTGCTTCTGTATCTTCACAAATATCAAACAATGACTCTGATGAAACATATTTCTCAAATGAGGGCAAACTTCGATTTATGTGCAAGAGCGTGAATCTTTCGCAAAAGATTTCGCAAATATCGTCGCAAGTAAACGAACCTACGAGTAGTAAATCGACTCAAAGTGCAATTTTTATAAGCACGGAAACGTCGCCTCAGAGACCAACTCTAGAGCCCTTAATGCAGCTAAGTCTTCTTGATTCAGGCAAGAAAAGAAGGAAGCCAAAGAA AGGAAGTCTATCGGAAAAATTGCAGTCGCTGATCAATAGACAAATATCGTTTGTACGAATATGGAGACACCAACTTAATCAAACAATAAAGGAAGGTGGACCTACGCCTTGTGTCACCGTTTATGTACGAACATGCAAGGTTCACTATAGTAGACAATTTTTGGAGGGAATCACGATTGAAGATCCCTTCAAATTATTGCCACACGCGGAAGAACATAATTCCTCTAGAGTCATAAAGATAATGACGATTCCCGAGATCGTGGG GATAATAATGTCGATAGCTCAAGACAGACCCGAACTCTACGAGGAAGTAAAACTGTACAAAAATGCCAGGGAAAGGGAGAAACATGATAACCAGGCAGACTTGTATGCAGTTGTAAATACCCTCCAACATCTAGAAAAAGCTTACATTAGAGACTGTGTGACACCAAAGGAATACACAGCTGCCTGCAGCAAGCTCCTGGTGCAGTACAGAGCAGCTTTCAAGCAG GTGCAGAGTGATCAGTTTCCTACCATAGATGCATTTGCCAGAGCCTTCCGGTTGGACTGCCCAGCAGCTCTAGAGAGAATCAAGGAAGACAGACCCATCACGATAAAAGATGACAAAGGCAACACATCCAaatgcatagcagacatagtgtcCTTGTTCATCACACTCATGGACAAATTGCGGCTGGAGATCAAAGCAATGGACCAGCTACATCCAGATTTGAGAGACCTAATGGACACTATGAACCGCCTCAGCATCTTACCGAGCGATTTCGACGGCAAAGAGAAGGTCGCAGAGTGGCTGCAAACTCTGAACAACATGTCTGCGTCTGACGAATTATCCGATACGCAAGTCAGACAATTGATTTTCGACTTGGAGACTTCCTATAACGCTTTCAATAAAATTCTACACAATTCCTAA
- the Vps28 gene encoding vacuolar protein sorting 28 isoform X1, which produces MSIAQDRPELYEEVKLYKNAREREKHDNQADLYAVVNTLQHLEKAYIRDCVTPKEYTAACSKLLVQYRAAFKQVQSDQFPTIDAFARAFRLDCPAALERIKEDRPITIKDDKGNTSKCIADIVSLFITLMDKLRLEIKAMDQLHPDLRDLMDTMNRLSILPSDFDGKEKVAEWLQTLNNMSASDELSDTQVRQLIFDLETSYNAFNKILHNS; this is translated from the exons ATGTCGATAGCTCAAGACAGACCCGAACTCTACGAGGAAGTAAAACTGTACAAAAATGCCAGGGAAAGGGAGAAACATGATAACCAGGCAGACTTGTATGCAGTTGTAAATACCCTCCAACATCTAGAAAAAGCTTACATTAGAGACTGTGTGACACCAAAGGAATACACAGCTGCCTGCAGCAAGCTCCTGGTGCAGTACAGAGCAGCTTTCAAGCAG GTGCAGAGTGATCAGTTTCCTACCATAGATGCATTTGCCAGAGCCTTCCGGTTGGACTGCCCAGCAGCTCTAGAGAGAATCAAGGAAGACAGACCCATCACGATAAAAGATGACAAAGGCAACACATCCAaatgcatagcagacatagtgtcCTTGTTCATCACACTCATGGACAAATTGCGGCTGGAGATCAAAGCAATGGACCAGCTACATCCAGATTTGAGAGACCTAATGGACACTATGAACCGCCTCAGCATCTTACCGAGCGATTTCGACGGCAAAGAGAAGGTCGCAGAGTGGCTGCAAACTCTGAACAACATGTCTGCGTCTGACGAATTATCCGATACGCAAGTCAGACAATTGATTTTCGACTTGGAGACTTCCTATAACGCTTTCAATAAAATTCTACACAATTCCTAA